Genomic DNA from Corticium candelabrum chromosome 5, ooCorCand1.1, whole genome shotgun sequence:
CTAGACCCTATCTAATCTGACTACTATTCAAAAAAACGTCGTTCAAAAAAGTGTGCAAAATTATGTTCAATCTTCCTACCGGTTGAGTCAAGTAAAACCACGTACCATGGTATACTTACTAACTATCATAGTATGCTAACATTGGTCCGACACACTTCAGGTTTGCTCTGAGAGCCAACGCGCATGCGTAGAGTACATTCAAATTATGGCGAACGGTTTGTGGTTTACAGAGGAGGACGTTCGCCATGAGCTGGAAAAGCTCGGGTTTAAAGACGTGTCCGATAAAGGGTTACAAAGTTTTAGTGAAGGTAttctgtcacgtgaccattatTTGAATCCGTCTCgctaaatttgtttgtttcgtCGCTACAGAATTAAAACAGTTAGTTTTTCAGCAAAAGAATGACTCAAACAATACATCAGACGTCAGTTTGACAGATAATTCGACTACAGATGCAGCCAGAGATGCAGCAGTGAAAAGTCGTCCAGCGTATGACGTCACGTCTGGAAGTGGTGGGTTATGATATTTACATTTTTGGATTAGTTTTTGTACTGGACAACATTAAAAGTAGTAGTGGTGTTTATTGTATATtgactagtaaatgaagctgtgttctacttgcttcagagctacaagCGTATGTGCGTGTatagttttgtgtgtgtgtgtgtgtgtgtgtgtgtgtgtgtgtgcgcgcgcgcgtgtgtgtgtgtgtgtttattgtgatatcaatgtaaattttactaatttttgtctatttcttgTCACTatcgttaattaatcattagcctGTAagtgttgctagaatgtataattctttgaaaacacagggatgcatcgatgtgattaaagataattaactaaatatcatcaatgtcccagccacactacttcgaattcagcacatgcacatgtgcgACAGCTGCATAACTCATGCACGTGACAGAGAGGGCTTGTTCCACCTTATTATACGCGGACAGGACGCgtttatcatgctttcgttgagccatCTTTcattacgttaattaattcgtcgtagctagctagagatcgatatTTATGTCTCCTGCATGCATGGGAACTGTGAAGTGACATGTAGTGACCAGAGATAGCAGCGTCAatgtttcctacgaatctttcttgcaagacgacgtcgatcgttcatcatcagtacaCCTATTAGGCTATAAAACATATtactctcttgaagatcgcggatgacatgttggtcgtgtgCATGAAGCGGCtggtgcacatgcatgcatggtcccatgacaccttcgcttggcttcttgaagaacgataaatttgtttgtttgcgacTCTTATGTAAAAAAGTAACAGACTCgtaacaactattacctgaactttactttgtgcttctcagtttgacgacagtttaattaacgttttTACTATGGATACGACATcttggcttttctgtcataatgtgcgagattgttacgtcacataTGGTGGTGTGTCCCAAAAGGACTGATGATTGGCccagagtgattcacgctgacaagctagtattacatCACCTATTTTTCGCATCCCAAAAGGACTGCTTATTGGCTCAAAACTCCGCAAGCACGACACACtcttacaaacatacatataaacaaacatacatactgacagacagaccggaggTCAATTCAGctcgtttagagtgagcttctcgtgAAGCAGTCCACTacatattgtggtgtccttcttttacacTCGTAGCTAATTAATAATCTTGGGTAAACTTTGCTCAGGTATGGTAGAAATGTAATTCAAACAGACGTTTTAGCTCGTTATTGTCTTTGCCTACAACTGTAGCGTCACTTTTGTTGCCtcttattttatttttctCAACTAAAATATACAGGTTGTTTTCACTGCACACACAGATTTCTTCACAATTTCCAGACACGTTCAAGTCTTTATTGAGACAACTCAAAAGTCTCAAAATGATGTACGCAGTTAGTAGAAACACGAGAATGTTGAAagttaaataaattatttggtGGAAATAAATAGTCTTGTTATAACTGTCTGCTCGGTTGCAAGATTGTTGCTCTGAttacatgtatttgttttattcAGATTCAGATTCTACTTTAGTTAGTGCAGCAGACCATGTTGCAGCCAGAAGGCCACACAGGGCTATTAGCAAGGTGAGGCCATTcgatgtacactgtacacaatcTTTTACTCTTTGAAGCATTTGAAGGCAGCAAATCTTTCTTGGATTTCTTGAGGGAGGAGAGTGATAGAAGCAGTGATCCAGAGAGAACTTTTCAATAAAATAGCAATTTAATACACAATATCAACACAATATCAAAACGGGTAGTGTACATTTATAAGCCTTTGTTTTAGTGCAAGGCATATTGTAGTGATACTagaatatgtcacgtgacctttaaGCATGCTGATTGGTCAATATGAGGTCTTTTATACATGATAGAGACTTCTGCTGTGATAGAGACCTGCAGTTCGGCTCGGTCAATTATCTCGTTGATAGACCCTCAGGCTTCAGGTCATGCTACTAACATTGATAGATCCTTACAACCGTGCTCTAACTATTACATTGTACTTGAGGGTCATGATCATAGCTCAAAATGTCAATGTATGATTAACACGTGATGCCTTTTGTGTGTGAATAGACTGTCATACGGCGTATCCCAGAAAAGGAAAACTGGGATTCAGTTGATGAGAGGCAACAAACTGAAAAGCAGCAAGTGACAGGTCATGATGAGCTCAGCAGCTCCTGTGCAAGTCTTAGTGAGTCCAAAGACTGGCGGCAAAAGTCAAAGTCAAAGTCCAAAATGCCTAAACGGATAGTTCTTCGGTAGTCTACAGTCATAATGATGGCAGCAGCATGTGTACTACTCTGCATATTGTTTTATTTACAACAGGAGGAAGAACGGCGAGTCTCGAGTGTTTGATGAATCTGTCTGCGAATCAGAACAGGGTAGAGTGAGCTCATTGTTTAACCAAAAGCATATCAAAGCGATTTGGTAAGCTCTGCGTAAATATATTATTCTGATAGGTGAGCAAAGGCCAGTTGTTCGTCTCAGAGAAGATAGCGACAGAGCACATTCCGAAGACTCTGTATGGAATCTACTTTTTAGTTTGTCAGAATTTCTGTATGGTGCTTTTGAGACAGGATGTGGAGAATCGTGTCGGTTTGCCAACAACTGTGGTGTCTCGACCTTCTTCATGTACAGTCAATTGGCTTGTTTAGCACTAGCCGTATTGTGCACATAGATTTGTCATTCTTGCAGTTATACGTCCTTTGCCACATCCAGCATTATCACGCCGAAAATCAGATCCTGTTGCCAGGTATTACATTGtgttgactgtgtgtgtgtgtgtgtgtgtgtgtgtgtgtgtgtgtgtgtgtgtgtgtgtgtgtgtgtgtgtgtgtgtggtgtgtgtgtgtgtgtgtgtgtgtgtatgtgtgtggtgtgtgtgtgtgtgtgtgtgtgtgtgtgtgtgtgtgtgtgtgtgtgtgtgtgtgtgtgtgtgtgtgtgtgtgtgtgtgtgtgtgtgtttctgcaTGTCTGGTAGCTTTGAAcatccagaccagagagcttGTGAAGCGCAGGACTCTAGTGTGGATCAAaacaatactaaaatgatttcggaagtacttgTAAAAAAGctatgctaaatggtagtctaacagcctaGAGTCGTTTTACCGAGTTCAATAACGAGATGGAAAAATACCATGCTTTAtatgatgcaaacatatcatttgtaaatgccaccGGATCTCACCAatgaagaagagacgtctgccgtgttcgAGGcagatatcttggtggacggcatgaaacgacgactctttgattctgcggCAGAACTCTGGCTAATCTAActgctcgaccagttgtcaaaggtgatggtctagcgacgctgctgtgcgtATCCTGTCACAGTAAGCTTGAAGAGACTGAGGAACTGGAGCTGGAACTAAAACTGTGCGCCAGACTCTAGTCACAGcactggcgtgcacttagccgcccaggaggatttcacacgcgcaaTCAGCGCTAGTTCACCTAGCATAACCAATTGCtactaaaccaatcagaatttacaaccgacattctggttctaagacgctgattgacttagaaggctatttcagaaatcattttagtattgtaccattctggtccagactagactTCGCGCACATCGCGTggtctctggtctggaagttcgaggctacatgTCTGGTCTCGTGGTTTATCTGGAAAAAAATTTCAGGGGCATATTGAGGGATGGGGACATGAAgaatttctgtgtgtttgattgTGATATATGTTTTTGCTATCAGGTATCATGATTATCGCCAATATTGGTTAACATTCAAGGTGCCTGGTGAAGACAATAGGGACAGCTTACGTTGGAACTTGAGGGTAAGCTTAGCTTTTCTTGTATGGCATAATGGACACAGGTCACATAGCCATGAACTTGTTTTCAGGAGCAACTTTTACGTCCAGATCCTCTCCCTTACACTGTATATTCTGAATCACTCTGAGTTAGTCGAGAATGTTTTCATGTATTTGTGTTACTTTATTGTTTGTAGCGCCCTCGACGTATGCCACCCCCAAGCAGCTATATTCCTCCCCCAGAAAAGAAGCGCCAAGCTTTACGTTGGGAGACCAGACACAACATGGCAGCACCACATTAGAATAAAATAATAGAAACTAATTCTGATCAGATTTCCACAAAtagaacacaaacacaggATAGACTATCTGTTCTTGTTAACCTACTTCTTGCTAAACAATACTTGTTAGGTGTAGAAACTACACATAGAATCTAAGATTATGGATGGATGATAGCTCAGTCACACAGAACTACCTAATGCTAATCACACTTGAGATCAAAGTTCTGTTCGAATGCCTGGACTATACTTGTCATGTTATGCATGGCCTTTTTGAAGATGTGACACTTAGTAACCGCCGGCGGCCTCTTTGACTGTGTCCACATACCGATTATGTCCTTTTCGTGACTGTGCCGGGCAAGCCCAGCTAACGCTCCTTTAGAGTAGTATCTTCGGAAAAATGCCTTTTCATTAGCATCTATTAGAGTAACTGCCTGTGGTGAGAGTTTGATTTGAATGATTGTCTTGCCATCTCCCGATAGTCCTGCTGCTGCACCTTCCGTCTCCATCTTCAGCAATAGGTCTATCACCATCTGGCCACTAGCAGGAAGTTCAGCTGTTGCTGATCCAACATAGATAGCTGTATATGTTTGTGATTTGATGGGTGAGCTAAGGTTATTGTCACTTGAACTGGGCATGCTCGTGGAAAGCCCCCTGTTTGGCAATGATCCTTCCAAATCTACAAAGAAGCTGCTGGTTGAACATCTCTCCCGACTCTGTAAACAGTCTATGGCACATGTGTCTTCCTGCAGAGGACATGAATCTGTACTAAGGCTTGTGTAAAAGTAGCTACGTGATGTTGGGTGTAATGTTATCTGTTTTTTTGCAACATAACTGCTTCTCCAACGTCTCAGACGAGAAACAAATTTCCCCAACGATCCATTCTAGGTAGAAAGCAAATTGATATATGAATACATGTTATGCAACCGGAATAATTCAAACCTCTCCTTTCTTGATAGGCTCTGTGAAGTTGTTTTTCATTCTGAATGCCTCCTGTACAGCAATACGAAGTGTTCTTGCTATTTTGGTTGCTACAGATGGTGAGGAAGATCGGAAACAATGGCATTCGTATCCAGATTGAGTGTCAAGGATGTAGCCAAATACGCGACTGTCCAATTCAAAGACGTCAATTGCCTTCACATTTTCTGGATTATGATTGCAGACATCCGTGGATAAGTCTTTCAGTTTACATACGATAGCCAACTTGTTCACAGACATCTGAACATGTACCGATTGGATGGGATCTCTATTATGAAGGAGGGTGTCAATGCACTCAAACAGAACTCCCTGTGGTTGTGAAGCAATAGTCATGCCCATGTATCTGCAGCAAAACTTGTTGTCTGGCATTTCGTCTGCAGTAGTATTTTCTTCCTGAAACAAAACACAGGCAATTTGGTAAAAAAATTGCTGATTCACTGTGGTATGCTGGCAGATGCTTATTCATGTAGTACACGCTTACTACACACCCAGACCTAGCATCctaaacttaattaagcatctCCTGCTGTACCTTCAAGGGTCTTGTAGACACCATAGAAACTGAACCCATTAGGTGCCTTTTCCTTAGTTAATTACTGACTTCTACAACCTATTTATCACTTAATTATTACAGATAGATGTCCTAACACTGAAAATGTGGTTTTGTTGATATTTATAATTACCAGTATCTCTAAGCATGTAGTTTTCCTGTGGCTCTGTTCAGCATTCCAATTTCAAtcaactaaaaattgaaaatatgATAATAGTTGCACGAATTACTTCTTGGCAAGTCAAATAGACACTAAAATGCAACTTGCTGTTAGTGGAATTCAAGATGCTCGGCGTTCTTTACATGTTATGAGATACCCTGGTATCTGAAATTCACAAAGCTAATAGTAAATAGGGGTAATTACCTTTGAAACAAAATCCAGATGCAGTTTATGATATGACAGACATTGAAGTCATTAGGGGTGTCCAAATGTTGGAAGGTTTCCATATTGGTGATGACTCAACCACTCTCCCCTCTA
This window encodes:
- the LOC134179979 gene encoding centriolar and ciliogenesis-associated protein HYLS1-like; its protein translation is MANGLWFTEEDVRHELEKLGFKDVSDKGLQSFSEELKQLVFQQKNDSNNTSDVSLTDNSTTDAARDAAVKSRPAYDVTSGSDSDSTLVSAADHVAARRPHRAISKTVIRRIPEKENWDSVDERQQTEKQQVTGHDELSSSCASLSESKDWRQKSKSKSKMPKRIVLRRKNGESRVFDESVCESEQGEQRPVVRLREDSDRAHSEDSDVENRVGLPTTVVSRPSSFIRPLPHPALSRRKSDPVARYHDYRQYWLTFKVPGEDNRDSLRWNLREQLLRPDPLPYTRPRRMPPPSSYIPPPEKKRQALRWETRHNMAAPH